A window of the Streptomyces luomodiensis genome harbors these coding sequences:
- a CDS encoding FkbM family methyltransferase has protein sequence MSHPVETLRLPNGTTVAHINAGEAQFLYREIFTQRCYLRHGVDLRPGDVVFDVGANIGMFTLFAHLECPGVTVHAFEPAPVPFAALRANVTRHGIPGQADQCAVSDSSGTRKMTFYPDATLMSGFHADAAARTELLRTLGLNGGYTAEDVDTMLAQLPDVSEEIETPVVRLSDVIAERGIEAIGLLKVDVEKSERQVFAGLEDTDWPRIRQVVAEVHDIDGALEEVVTLLRGHGFTVVAEQEPLFAGTGIHQVAARRVAG, from the coding sequence ATGAGTCACCCGGTGGAGACGTTGCGGTTGCCGAACGGGACGACGGTCGCGCACATCAACGCGGGCGAGGCGCAGTTCCTCTACCGGGAGATCTTCACCCAGCGCTGCTACCTGCGCCACGGTGTCGACCTGCGCCCGGGGGACGTGGTGTTCGACGTCGGCGCGAACATCGGCATGTTCACGCTTTTCGCGCATCTGGAATGTCCTGGTGTGACCGTGCACGCCTTCGAGCCCGCGCCCGTGCCGTTCGCGGCGCTGCGGGCGAACGTGACGCGGCACGGCATCCCGGGCCAGGCGGACCAGTGCGCGGTCTCCGACAGCTCCGGCACCCGGAAGATGACCTTCTATCCCGACGCCACGCTGATGTCCGGTTTCCACGCGGATGCCGCGGCCCGGACGGAGCTGTTGCGCACGCTCGGCCTCAACGGCGGCTACACCGCCGAGGACGTCGACACCATGCTCGCGCAACTGCCCGACGTCAGCGAGGAGATCGAAACCCCTGTGGTCCGGCTCTCCGACGTCATCGCGGAGCGCGGCATCGAGGCCATCGGCCTGCTGAAGGTCGACGTGGAGAAGAGCGAACGGCAGGTCTTCGCCGGCCTCGAGGACACCGACTGGCCCCGTATCCGCCAGGTCGTCGCGGAGGTCCACGACATCGACGGCGCGCTCGAGGAGGTCGTCACACTGCTCCGCGGCCATGGCTTCACCGTGGTCGCCGAGCAGGAACCGCTGTTCGCCGGCACGGGCATCCACCAGGTCGCCGCGCGGCGGGTGGCCGGCTGA
- a CDS encoding C9 hydroxylase cytochrome P450, whose translation MSTDTHEGTPPAGRCPFAIQDGHRAILESGTVGSFDLFGVKHWLVAAAEDVKLVTNDPRFSSAAPSEMLPDRRPGWFSGMDSPEHNRYRQKIAGDFTLRAARKREDFVAEAADACLDDIEAAGPGTDLIPGYAKRLPSLVINALYGLTPEEGAVLEARMRDITGSADLDSVKTLTDDFFGHALRLVRAKRDERGEDLLHRLASADDGEISLSDDEATGVFATLLFAGHDSVQQMVGYCLYALLSHPEQQAALRARPELADNAVEEMLRFLPVNQMGVPRVCVEDVDVRGVRIRAGDNVIPLYSTANRDPEVFPQPDTFDVTRPLEGNFAFGHGIHKCPGQHIARVLIKVACLRLFERFPDVRLAGDVPMNEGLGLFSPAELRVTWGAA comes from the coding sequence ATGAGCACCGATACGCACGAGGGAACGCCGCCCGCCGGCCGCTGCCCATTCGCGATCCAGGACGGTCACCGCGCCATCCTGGAGAGCGGCACGGTGGGTTCGTTCGACCTGTTCGGCGTCAAGCACTGGCTGGTCGCCGCCGCCGAGGACGTCAAGCTGGTCACCAACGATCCGCGGTTCAGCTCGGCCGCGCCGTCCGAGATGCTGCCCGACCGGCGGCCCGGCTGGTTCTCCGGGATGGACTCGCCGGAGCACAACCGCTACCGGCAGAAGATCGCGGGGGACTTCACACTGCGCGCGGCGCGCAAGCGGGAGGACTTCGTCGCCGAGGCCGCCGACGCCTGCCTGGACGACATCGAGGCCGCGGGACCCGGCACCGACCTCATCCCCGGGTACGCCAAGCGGCTGCCCTCCCTCGTCATCAACGCGCTGTACGGGCTCACCCCTGAGGAGGGGGCCGTGCTGGAGGCACGGATGCGCGACATCACCGGCTCGGCCGATCTGGACAGCGTCAAGACGCTGACCGACGACTTCTTCGGTCACGCGCTGCGGCTGGTCCGCGCAAAGCGTGACGAGCGGGGCGAGGACCTGCTGCACCGGCTCGCCTCGGCCGACGACGGCGAGATCTCGCTCAGCGACGACGAGGCGACGGGCGTGTTCGCGACGCTGCTGTTCGCCGGCCACGACTCGGTGCAGCAGATGGTCGGCTACTGCCTCTACGCACTGCTCAGCCACCCCGAGCAGCAGGCGGCGCTGCGCGCGCGCCCGGAGCTGGCCGACAACGCGGTCGAGGAGATGCTGCGTTTCCTGCCCGTCAACCAGATGGGGGTGCCGCGCGTCTGTGTCGAGGACGTCGATGTGCGGGGCGTGCGCATCCGTGCGGGCGACAACGTGATCCCTCTCTACTCGACGGCCAACCGCGACCCCGAGGTGTTCCCGCAGCCCGACACCTTCGATGTGACGCGCCCGCTGGAGGGCAACTTCGCGTTCGGCCACGGCATTCACAAGTGTCCCGGCCAGCACATCGCCCGGGTGCTCATCAAGGTCGCCTGCCTGCGGTTGTTCGAGCGTTTCCCGGACGTCCGGCTGGCCGGCGATGTGCCGATGAACGAGGGGCTCGGGCTGTTCAGCCCGGCCGAGCTGCGGGTCACCTGGGGGGCGGCATGA